accctcctacccggccagtcggcatcatctgactgcggcatcgggaggggcagtgacccgcccgcccacagccaaggagagctgcacctgacccagtgctgggagggggcgcggcctgcttgccgacaggcactgggagcagcacagatgagggcgctaacggagggcctctggtaacggcaagctgagcttccaaaacagggcgaagacagaaggacttcacattaaaagcacacagtctccaggagaacaccgaaccccccccccctttttataaaatctgtttttatatgttttattttctgttaccctcttaatttttacttcttaattcatttttctttctgttgggttttgatgtcctgttattgattacacacaggtttcaaacacatcttttcatattttccccttttttttaaaaaggttttaaaaggacgtctcaactcgattgctattctgcttcaacgtgctcttctattattcattatacactgttttcaaacctttttttctcccttcttttaaaattctttctctcccactctcgttttttcttctcttttcataagtcttattcctacataggcattagatagataaactccttaaggaccacaatagataactgatactccataaaccacagtgccagagaggtaggagcaagatgaagaagcagagaaaccattcccaattaaaagaacaagagaaatcccctgaaagaacgatcaatgaaatagacatcaatagcctactagatcaagatttcaaaaaaggagtgaccaaagtgctgaaggaactaaaagagatagtgtttagagatataaaatatgtcaaaagtgaaattgaaactataaagaagagccaagtagaatggataaactcattgactgagatgaggaaagatctaaaggctgtacaatgctgactagataatgcagaggaacgaattagtgacctagaagacaggacaatagaaagcacccaatcagaagagctacaagataaacaaataaaaacaaatgaaaatatcataagggacctatgggataatataaagtgtgccaatcttcgcacaataggggtcccagaaggggaagaaagatcaaaggggactgaaaaggtttttgaagaagtcatgactgaaaacttcccaaacttaaagaattaatcagatatccaagtacaggaagctcagagggtcccaaacaggaagaacccaaatagacccacaccaagagatatcataatcccactcctgggcatatatccaaaaggaaccctacgtcaggatgacacctgcaccccaatgttcatagcagcactatttacaatagccaagacatggaaacagcctaaatgtccattaacagatggctggataaagaaggttggtacatttatacaatggaatactactcagccataaaaaccgacaacataatgccatttgcagcaacatggatgctcctggagaatgtcattctaactgaagtaagccagaaagagaaagaaaaataccatatgagatcgctcatatctgggatctaaaaacaaaaaaccaaaaagacaaacaaagcataaatacaaaacagaagtagactcatagacatggaatacaaagttgtggttaccaagggggtgggggggtgggaaatgtagactgggatttcaaaattgtagaatatataaacaagattatactgtatagcacaggaaaatatatacaagatcttatggtagctcacagagaaaaaaatgtgacaatgaatatatatatgttcatgtataactgaaaaattatgctgtacactggaatttgagacaacaggtaaaatgattataaatcaataaaaaatgtttaaaaaaaacaaaaataaaaaagatctcaacattaaaaaaagataaaagcttAAAGGCACTCAGAGAAAGCACATTATGTACAATgtaataaagattaaaattattGCAGACTTCTTATCAGATATTATGTAAGTCAAGAGACAATGGAAAGACATCTttaaagcaatgaaagaaaaagatgtccttctataacaaagacaaaaacttttgaagaaaaataaaagtttcagcaaaggacattatcaagaaagtaaaaatgcaatctagagaatgagagaaaatatttgcaaatcatgtatctaataagggTGTAGTAAACAGAATATATGCAGGACacttataattaaataataaaaagacaaacaacccaactttaaaatgtacaaaggatttgaatagacattgcCACAAAGAAGGTATAAAAATAGCCACTAaggatatgaaaagatgctcaatgtcattagtcattaggagaatgcaaattaaaaccagaatgagataccacttcacatccactaggatggctataatcaaaaaaagaagaaaacataacaagcattggtgaggatgtggggaaatttctggtgggaatgtaaatggaaTAGCCATTATGTAAAATACTCCGAGAGTTTTgcaaaaagttaaacatggaaTTACCAAATGAACCAGAAGTTTCACTCCTAGCTTCCTCATCTAAAAGTAACGTAGCTCATTATGATTTCACTTTTTATTCTGTAACTTCACTGGTTCTTAAGACCCATGATTTCATGTCTTGGAGAACATCCAGACCGTGTGTCTTGGTTTTCTCCATACAAGCCAGTTTGAAATAAACCTGTGACTCTAGAAGATTCATTCCCAGAAAGCACTGGGATGTGAAGTTTTCTCTGTTAGGGACTGAGGAGAAAAGCTGTCCGAATGAAAGGATCCAACCACAAGGAATCAATCATAAGGGTGTGGCCcacaaagggaaggggtgtgGCTTCGAAGGAAAAGAGGGTGTGGCCTCCAAGGAGAACGGGGTGCCTCTGTGGTGAGTGTGACTTCCAGGACCCTGTCGTTCGCTTACTTAGAATCCTTCACTGGCTGTTTCCTAAAGGTCAAGCCTCATTTCCTGGCGTCAGACATGTTCTTCACGAGACCACCCCTTCCCTCCGCTTCTCTTCTAGCTGCTCCTCCTCCCCGCGCTGCACCGACCACCACGCTGTTGTTCCCAGGGCGGAGCTGCGTCAGGCTCGCTCTGACCTTGCGGGGCTCTCCTGGATCCCAGCGCTAAACTCTGCCCGCCCTTCTCAGCTGTTTATTTCCTATTCTTCCACCAAGAATCGCATCAAGCATTACCCACATGTCTTCTGCCAAATTAAACAGAATTAGAGGCAAGAAGCACCTGTGTTCATACTGTAACTACAACAGGTTTGGCTTTTGCTTCCTGTTAGTTTCTGTCTTAAAATATCCATGGATGATCATAGGAAGAAATCAGACTTCCAAgtttaattttccaaaattttaatcaGATACCGAAGTTggattttattgtttcctttggtGTCCCTCGGTAAAATGATGAGAttggtttttagtatttttccaGTGGATTATTTTAATTTGGAGCAAAAGGTGAACAGCAAAAGGGTTATAGATACGGATCCCGCCGGCAAAACCCCGAAGCCAAGTTCCTCCAGCTGGGAGTTATTTACTTCCACGGATCATTTTGTAAGTCGGCCATGAAATGAAAATCTTGAGAACTGCTGTGTTAATGGTTGGCTTTGTGCTGTGTCTGGTTTCAGGACATGTGGGAAATCCTACCGGATTAGAAAGATGTGTGGTATACTCTTTTGCCAGTGTTTGCTTTAGGATCGTTTGGACtagattcttttctttcattagtCTCAAATATCTTTTTCTTGACATTAAGCTCAATTTAGGTTCAAAATCCTATCTGATTCCTATCTAGAATAAACTGTGTTATTACCCTATTCTATTCTTGAAACCCTTTGTATCAATGGGGCTGTTATCTGCCTTGTGGGAGATCTGAAAGatgaaggagaaaggggagggggaggaagaaatgAGGACGGGGGTCCCTAGGTGGGGCGTCCAGACTTAAGTGTGATCTCACTAGGCATAGACACTGAAAAGGTGACTCTTTGAGGGTGGGAGTTGGGAAGAGGACGGGGCTCGGGGCGGGCAAGACTGACAGCACTAAGCGGTGGGTGTGGCTTGGCTGGAAGGGGACTGAAGCAGCCAAAGGCTGGGGGCGCTCATAtggccacactgttttccaccaGGCTGGGCCGCAGGTATTCATAGGGCAAGTCCAGCTTTGCGTTCCGGATCTCAATGTCCTTATCCAGGGCAGCCAGCTCCTCCCTAAACTTCTTCAGCACAGCCTTGGGCTCAGGGCCTGAAAAATACTCCTCCTCATGCTGACCCAGAGCCACCTGGAATGGAGGGGAAAAGGCAGCTAAGAGCTGGACTGACGCTTATTTTAGGGTGCCACACTTTTCTGCATCCACCCGCTTTCCTGCGACCCGGGCACCAGGCTCTCACCATAATGGGCTGGCGTCTGCCCAGTTGCCAAGTGATGGACATCTGGAGAGAAGCCTGATGAAAGTTGGGCAGTGTTGCCATCACCACCTCCAGTGTCACATCCTTGGTGGTTGGCGGGGGCAGCCGCATCGTGCAGGGCGCGTTAGGGACCCAAGCGTACCAGTCCAGCTACGGAGGGGCGGATAGCTAACGTCAGTGTCTGCTAAGCACGAAAACCCCGCAGCCCACCTTCCCACAGCGCCCCTCCCTACTCCAGGCGAAAATGCCCAGCTGCTCCCCGTGATAAGCACCTGGCCCAGGTGAATGGAGGAGTGCTGGCCAGTGCAGGTGAAGATGCACATAGTCACGAAGTGGCAAAGCTGGTGCTTGGACTGTAAGGAGACGGGAAAccctgcagtggggagggagagtTAGAAGCTATGAGGCCAGGGATGGAGGCAGAGCTCAGAGGGACCGAGGGGGAGAACAAGAGATGCGAGAAGGATGCCAAGGACTCTTGGTAACTATTGTGGGAAGTGCCATGAGCAGGGATTGgggtggaggcagaggggagcTCTGCTGAGTGGGTCCCACCCACGGGGTCCTGATGTGGCTCATACAGGCTCACAAAAGCCAATGATGGCAAATGTGCAGCTATTTAGCAGGCTGGCTGACATCCCCTTGGAAGCCTcagtgggaatatttacaccatggaaatggGCAAAGGCTACAAATTAGGGCATATTTCCCCCTagagagccagttgttaaacgTTTATACCCAACCACTGGTCCCACTACATCCGTGTACAGGATGGGGACCTGTCACTAGTTGAGAGCAAAAGAAATTTGGGAAGGCTTTCGGTGTTTTTGTAGGGGTTGGAAATGCTTCTGAATGTTTCCATAGAAGTAGAGAGGATTCTGGGAGTTCCCAGGAGGAATCTCTCGTGTAGGAGATCTCCGGGCTCATCTCACCTCGGTCCTGGGCCCCCAGCAGCCCAACCTCAGTGATCTCCCGACACCAGGTCTGCAGCTCAAGGTCCTCTTTCACAGACTCGTCCGTCTCATAGTGGAGACTCACAAttccctccacgtagctgccagCGCAGTGGCCAGGGCGAGAGAGCTGAGGTTGACAGGGGCCCGCCCGCCCTCTGCTCCTTGTGGGCACAGCCAGGCCGGGGCCCACCACCCCCAAACTGGCACACAGACCTCCTGTTCTCCcagcctccatccccaccccaccccagccctgtctTCCCTGCCCCCGCCTCACCGAGAGATGATTTCCCAGAGCCCCAGGGCATCTTGGGCGTAGAAACAAGACTTGACGCCCAGGAGGCCTCGGTCAGCCAGGTCATCCGGGGGACAGAACGAGCTATACGTTAGAAAGGCTCCCGCTCGCTTGAGCAGCTCCACGTGGCCGCCCCCACCTGTGCTCACCACCTGAGGAGCAAGGCCAGTGGCTCAGACAAATCCACCTGCCACACGCAGAGGGAGTGTGAACTCCAGGATCCCCCTTTCTCTCCTCATACCTGGTCGAAAACTCCAAAGTCAGAGACCAGCCCAGTCCTGGCCCGGATGTTGATTTCCATGGTGTATCGCAGGTGGGGGATGAGGAGCTAGAGGGGAGGAACAGGGAAGGGCAGGATCAGAAGACAGCGGGGGTCCGTCCCCGCAGGAGAGAAGGGCTGCAAAGCAGGCAAGGTCCCAGGTCTCTCAGCAAAAGCAGACACTGAAGTCCAGTGGCCCCTCGACACTACTGACTTAATGCTCTTTGATAATTGAAAGGAATCGTTCTCCACTTCACGTAAGACTGTTCAAGGTCTAGCTCAGTGTTTTGCCACCGTTTTTTTCATGCTCACTCCGCTAAAGAGCCTTTTAAGGTCTTTGTCCTATTCTCGCCACCACCCCGAACCGTGCAATTTTAATGCTATACATACACTATATAGCTGTTAAGTACACTATGTATATATGTGCTTTATACATAAAAGTGAGAAGATTTTTGTGCCCTGCCCCGCAACCATGGTCTAATCTGCGACCTTTGGAACTTCACCTCCTCGCCTCTTCCTTTGTCCGTGCTACTAGCTATCTTTCTGTCCTTGAAACACACCAACCTTGTTCCTACCTCAGGACCTTGGCacaagctgttccctctgcctagagcaATGTGCCCCTTGATCATCTCATGGCTGGCTCCGTGTAATTTCATTCTCTGTGTCACCTCCTCAAAGAAGCCTTTCACGAACACCCAGTCTAAACTCGCCATCACATCACCCTGCGCTGACTCCCCACCTAACTGCTCTACTTCTCCCAGCTGATCTGTTACAATACTGTCTTTATTGTCTGTTGCCCTATAATGGAAACGAAAATCCCCAAAGACCAGGAACTTCCCTGTCTTGCTTAGGACTGGCATCTAGAATGGTCATTTGCCCCAAAGGAGGCACCCAAGAAAAGTGCTAAAGGACGACCACGCTGTTCTAATTGTCATGAACCAGGCTCCTGCCGTTAACCAGAGCCCCTCTGAGCGGCCCATGTGTTACTACTTGAGAAGTCTTCAAACCCGGCTGGAaaaatcttttctattatttgcaTCGTCCCCTCTTGTTGGACGGAATCCTCAGTCATTTGTGTGTATTGTTTATGTGTCGTATGTAGATCCGTGTTTTAACATAAAAAGAGCAAGACTTCTCATCCCCACCTCCTCGCCCTCCCACCACAACCACCCTGCCAATGCATCGTTTTTACCTCCTTGGAAAGGGCTAGCGCCCTAGTAAAAATAGAGGGCAAGCTCTCACTCCCTTGCTCCTTGGTCTCTCATTAGCGATTCTCCCCAAACCCTGCGATTCCAGAGAGAAGATGCCTCCAGAGGTGGGACGGCGCAGtggggcagagcagggcaggcagGAGAGACAGGACGAGGTGTCACCTTGAAGATGGGATGTATGGATGGAAGGCACCTCATGGTGGCCACGGCGATGACTTCAGCCATCAAGTGTCCCCTCAGGAGATGAGAATGCAGCTCGTGAAGCTGGAAGTCAGAGCTGCGGACCCAGCATTTGGCCAGGAGCCAGGCCATCGGGGGATCCGTGGGCAGGAAAAGCGGTGGCGGGGGGGATCCCTTGCGTGGCAGCTCGAGCTGGAACAGGGACAAGAGTGCGAAGAAGGGGGACGAGGGCCAGGTGCGCAACAGACTCCCCTCCCTTGCCTGTTTCAACTCTGCCTTCTTCCTTCAAAGTTGCTAGCCTCCGCTTCTGCCTGCTGCTGCTCCCCTCAAGCAGCTGTTCCTTCCTCTCCGATCCCCGCCCACCCAGCCATTAAGACTGGGCAGGAGGCTCCACCCTCAGCTTTCTGTGGAAACTGCTCTCCCACTGCCTTCCCGGCCCCACTTCCCCTTTCAGTCCTTCAGGGTGGACAAGATTCAAACCCTCTGCTTCCTTCATCCCACACTCCTCAGAAATCTCAGCCTCTCTCCCATCTTCCAAACCCACCTCTACTCCACTAAGTCTCCAGTTCTCCACTAGTCATTAGTTCGATGTTACAATTTGAATGTTTCCCCATCACCTCAAAGTTGGTTTAGACAAAAGCCTGCGTGAGcatcttttcctctttatttgtccTGTTTTGGCAGGTGCCTTGCCTcacccctcctttccctctctgctGGAATCCAGGCCAGTTGAGTTTACCTCTGCACTCCCTTccatctttcctcccttcccaacAGCCGTTTCCCACATTTCTAAGCCCATCACCGCTGTGGATGATTGCTCTAGCTTGTCCTCTCCGTCTCTAACATCTCCCTGCCACAATCCATCCTAAACACACTGGCCCGAATGTGCCAAGAGCAGCTTTCACAATAGCCTTCACCCGTGTCCCACGTTCATAGTTCTGAGCTTGGCATCCACAGCCCACCACGGTCTCAACCCTCTCCCCTCACCTGTTTCCCCATCGTGCCAGCCCATGTGTCCCCGGGGCATCTCCTGACTCCTGCGCACTCAGTTGCACCTCAGCCTCTCTGCCCAGCCTATTTTGCCCCgggggaggggggtcctgcccttTCCTCCTGCTGGAAGATCTAAAGCCCTGACTGTAACGAAAGGCTCCAGCCCATCCCACCTCCAGTGATGCCTCCCAGGCTGTCTGCATCCTCGTGGATTTCCTTGACACTGGAGCCTATTCAGATGTGTCCACCCGGTCTGGTCTGTCTCCTCAGCTAGACTGCAGCTCTCCTCCATTTCCCATTTCCTCCTTCAATGCCACCCCCAAGGCATGAAGGTGGGTACTCAGAGAACCGGGGTCGGGGGCTGAGCAGAGAGGCTCAGCCGCTGGGGAGCAGAAATGCTAGGTCCTCTCACCTGGATGACCATGGGCAAGAGCTTC
This is a stretch of genomic DNA from Camelus bactrianus isolate YW-2024 breed Bactrian camel chromosome 16, ASM4877302v1, whole genome shotgun sequence. It encodes these proteins:
- the LOC141573563 gene encoding polyunsaturated fatty acid lipoxygenase ALOX15, yielding MGLYRVRVSTGSSLCAGSKNWVQLWLVGRHGEAALGSCLWPARGQEREFKVDVPEYLGPLLFVKLRKRHLLQSDAWFCNWISVQGPGTSGDEFTFPCYRWVVGDDILSLPEGTGRTVVDDPQGLFKKHREAELAERRKQYRWGNWKEGLILGIAGAKLRDLPVDERFLEDKRIDFEASLAKGLADLAIKDSLNVLASWNSLDDFNRIFWCGQSKLAERVRDSWKEDALFGYQFLNGTNPMLLRRSVRLPARLEFPPGMEELQAQLQKELQGGTLFEADFSLLDGIKANVILCSQQYLAAPLVMLRLQSDGKLLPMVIQLELPRKGSPPPPLFLPTDPPMAWLLAKCWVRSSDFQLHELHSHLLRGHLMAEVIAVATMRCLPSIHPIFKLLIPHLRYTMEINIRARTGLVSDFGVFDQVVSTGGGGHVELLKRAGAFLTYSSFCPPDDLADRGLLGVKSCFYAQDALGLWEIISRYVEGIVSLHYETDESVKEDLELQTWCREITEVGLLGAQDRGFPVSLQSKHQLCHFVTMCIFTCTGQHSSIHLGQLDWYAWVPNAPCTMRLPPPTTKDVTLEVVMATLPNFHQASLQMSITWQLGRRQPIMVALGQHEEEYFSGPEPKAVLKKFREELAALDKDIEIRNAKLDLPYEYLRPSLVENSVAI